TTCTGGTCGCCTATTTCGGCGCCATGTCGTTCATGGGCGTCTATTTCACGCGGAAATCCGGCACGACGGAGGGGTATTTCGTCGGAAACCGCTCGTATCCGGGATGGCTTATCGGCATTTCGCTTTTCGGCGCGACAATCAGCTCGATCACGTTTGTGGCCTATCCGGCGGATGCGTTCCGCACCTCGTATCTGCGCCTGCTGCTCTGTTTCATGCTTCCGGTCGGCGTGCTTATCGCGTCGCGGTTCTTCGTGCCCTTCTTCCGGCGCGGAAAAATCACCTCTGCATTCCAATACCTGGAGGCCCGTTATGGCCCCAAGACGCGGGTGTACGCCGCGAGCGTGTTTATCGTGGCCCAATGCCTGCGCATCAGCATGATCCAGTTCCTCGTCGCGATGCTGCTGCACGAGATGACGGGAATGTCCGTCATGGCCTGCATCCTCGTGGGCGGCGCCATAACGGCTTTCTACACCGTGCGCGGCGGCATCGAAGCGGTGATCTGGACGGATTTCGTGCAGTCGATCATTCTGACCGGCGGCGGGTTGCTCATTTTGGGTGTGATCCTCTACCGTCTGCCCGGCGGACTGGGCCAGGTACTCAGCATGGGCGCCGCGGACCACAAGTTCATGTTTGGCGATCTCGACCCCGCGGAGAACGTGTTGCGGCCCGCGCCGCTCGGGTTCTCGCTCTCGGAAAAGACCGTTGTCATGATGCTCCTGGTCGGCCTGTTCCAGTGGCTGGCGGAATACAGCAGCAACCAGGAAGTGGTGCAGAAGTACTGCGCGGCGCGCACGGCCCAGGACGCGCGCCGCGCCATGTGGATATGCTGCCTGTTCTGCGTGCCGACCTGGGCCTATTTCATGTTTCTGGGCACCTGCTTGTATGTCTTCTACAAGGTCTTTCCCGATGCGCAGGCGCAGGCCATGCTGAGCGGCGTCATCAAGGCCGAGGGCATTCTGCCCCATTTTGTCGCCACGGAGCTGCCCGCCGGTCTTTCGGGAATCGTGGCCGCGGCGGTGCTGGCCGCGGCGATGTCTTCCATGTCGTCCGCCATGAATTCCATCAGCGCCGTGAGCATTACGGACATTTACCGCCGCCATATCGCGCCGGACCGGGACGACCGCCATTACGTGCGCGCGGCGAAAGCCGTCACGCTGGCCAGCGCCTTGATTATGATCGGCGGCGCGGCCGCCCTTGCCCGCTCCGGCAGCCGCACACTCCAGGACATGTCTACCGAATTCGCGGCCATTCTCGGCGGCGGCCTGCTCGGCTTGTACATGCTGGGCTTCTTTACCACGCGGGGCGACGGGCGCGCCGTGGGTGCGGGGATTGCGCTGGCGGTGGCGTTCTCCGCGCTGATCTCTTTCGCCGGGCTGGGCTGGCTGCCGGAACGCGTAACGCGGTTCCTTGACGCGCATTTCGAGACCTACTACACGGGTGTCGTGGGCAATGTGCTGATGTTCCTGACCGGGTACGCGATTGCGGCGCTGCTGCCGCGATCTCGCGCGACGCGGGAACGCGACCTGACCAACCTCACCGTCTACACGCAATCCTCCGCACCGCTGGACTGAGACGAGGGCGCGGGCGGGCCGAAGGGCCGTCAATAATCGCGCTTCTGCAGGTTCAGCTTTTCATAAAGGGTGCTGCGCCCGATGCCAAGGATGCGCGCCGCCTCGGGCACGTTGCCGTTGCAGTAACTCAGCACGTTTTGAATGTGGCGGCACTCCATCTCGGCGAGCGACAGGGGCGCATCGTCGGGCAGCGAGCGACCGATCAGGTACTTGACGGTTTTCGCCTCCACACATTCTCCCTGCGTGAGCACGACGGCGGCATCGATGACGTGCTTGAGTTCCCGGACGTTGCCCGGCCAGTCATGGCGCTTGAGGTAGTCCAAGGCCTTGGGGGCGAACCCGCGCACGGGCCGTTTCGTTTCCCGCCGTGCCCCTTCGAGGAAATATTCCGCCAGTTCGGGGATATCTTCGGCGTGTTCGCGCAACGGCGGCACGCGCACCTCTAGGACACGCAGCCTGTAGTGAAGGTCGCTTCGAAAGGCGCCAGACGCGACGGCCGTATTGAGATCGCGATTGGTGGCGGCGAGCACGCGCAGGTCGACTCGGGTCTCCTCGGCCGCGCCCACACGCCGGAACTGGCCGGTCTCGATGACCCGCAGAATGCGGGCCTGGTGGTTGAGGCTGAGGTCGCCGATTTCGTCCAGTAGGATGGTGCCGCCCCGGCTCTGCTCGAAGAGGCCGATCTTCCGTTCAATCGCGCCGGTGAACGCGCCTCTCTCGTGGCCGAACAGTTCACTTTCAAACAATTCGGACGGGATCGCGGCGCAATTGACCGCAACGAACGGCGCGTCCGCGCGGTCCGACATCTCGTGGATGAGATTCGCCACCAGCTCCTTGCCCGTACCGGTCTCGCCCAAGATGAGCACAGTCTGGCCGGTCTTCGCCACCAGCCCGATGAGATAGAACAATTGCTGGAGCGCTTCGCTCGAACCCACCATGCGCAAGGTTTTCTGATGTTCGCTGCGCATCTGTTCGAGTTGCTGCTCGAGATGCCGACGGCGTTCGATAGAGCCGAAAAAGGGCGCGACGGCGTGGCAGAGCGCGAGCAGGTATTCCAGGTCGGATTCCTCGTAATCAGGCATGCCGGGGCTGCTCGCGATCTCTATGGCGCCGATGGTGTGCTGGCCGATGTAAATGGGCGCGACCATGCCGGAAACGGATTCCGGCGCGGCGCCAGCCCCGGGCCGCCGCGAAACGATGGAGCCGCGGCGGTCGGCGAGACACCTGCGCATCCGGGTCTCCACGCCTTGTATCGCGCGGCGTTTCTGGTCGTCCGGCCGCTCCACGAATTCAAGTTGGTCATCGCTGCAGAGCGCCACCCAGACGGCGTTGGGCGCGAACCGTTCCCGAATCCCCATTTCGAACAGCCGCAATAATTCAGCCACGGACTCCACGGTGCTGAACTGGCGGCTGACCTGGAACAAGTGGGCGAGATCCGAGATGTTGCGAGGCAGGCCTTGGTCCAACGGATGCGGCGTGGCCTCCGTGGGGTAGATGGTCCGGCTCTCCATCAGCCGCTGGGTCTGGCCCGTCGGGGCGGCGCTGACCCCGGACTGCGGTTCGAGCAGGCGGCGCGAAAGGATGAAACTCAGATTGCCCACGCAAATCTCGTCGCCCACATTGAGCTGGGTGCTGTCAATAGGGCGGCCATTGACGAGCGTGCAGTTGCGGCTGCCCAAGTCCCGCACGAAGACATCATTGTCCGTCTGCCAGACCTCACAATGATGGCGCGATACCAGCGCATCGGCGATGATCACATCGCAATCGGTGTCGCGCCCGATCACGAGACGCTCTTGCGCGATGGTCCAGGAATTGCCCTTTTGCGGACCGGACCGGACAATAAGGTGATACGTATCCCTTTTCACGCCGACGGCTTCTCCGAACGCAATCAGTATGAGACCCAGTCGAAATTCCGGCTTGCGGACCGTCCAGATTCTGGACGAAACGTGTCCGAATTCTGGACTTCGCGCATTCCCTTCCCCCAGCGCGAACCCTATTCTAATGTAAAGCACGTGAGAAAACCAAGGTTTTTCAGCGCAGTCTGGTGTAGGCGCAAATGGGTACGAGAATTGCTCCTTCCCTAATGCCGATGGCGTTCCCAGGAAGCGGTACCGGACCAGGACCACCATCAAAAGGCGAGAAGAAGGCGTAACGCGCAGGGACGGTCCGGCAAAACCGGGCTTTCCCGTGTGTGGCTTGTGTGTTCACGCGGAGGTGACTATTATGACCACGTACAGCGCACGGAAGCGTTAGGGGCATTCGATGCAAGACCGGGATAGGAATCTTCTCTTCGCGGTGCTCGCGGTCCAGCTTAAGGGGGTCTCGCCGCAACGGGTTCTCGAAGCGGCGGGCGCGTGGATGGTCGACCCGAGCCGCCCCTTGTCGGCGCGGCTTCAAGAGAGCGGCATCCTGCGCGCGGAAGACGTGGCCCTTCTCGACCATCTCGTGGATGAGGCGGTGCGCACATGTCGGGGCGACGCCGCCGAAGCACTCAATTCCATTCATGGCGCGGACGTCTTGCGCGCGTCGTTGCAGGGTGGCGCGGCGCCCGCGACCGGCCCCAAGGACCGCACGCGTCCGATGAATGGCACGGCCCGGTTCGAACTGGAAGGCGATGTTCTCTCGGCGGTCGAGGAGATTCCGGGCCGCTACTCGCAGATTTCGGAACAGGGCAGGGGCGGCATGGGCCGCGTGTTGCTGGTGCATGACGAGTGCCTGGGCCGCGATATTGCGCTCAAGGAATTGCTGTTGCCGCATGACACGGACTACACGGGACCGCCGCCGAGCCCCATGCGCGAGACGACGGCGATGCTGGCGCGTTTCCTGCGCGAGGCGCGCGTTACGGGCCAGCTGGAACATCCGGCGATCATTCCCGTGTACGAGCTGGGCCGCCGGCGCAACGGCACGCTGTACTACACGATGAAGCTGGTGCGGGGGCGCACGTTGTCCGATGCCATTCGCGACGCGGGGACATTGGAGGCGCGTTTGCGCCTGTTGCAGCATCTGATGGGCTTGTGCCAGGCCCTCGCCTACGCGCACAGCCGGAGCGTTGTGCACCGCGACATCAAGCCGGCGAATATGATGATCGGCGAGTTTGGCGAAACGGTCTTGCTCGACTGGGGGCTGGCGAAGATCGTTGGCCAGGCTGACGTCCACGCCGAAGAGTTGAAAGAAAGCCTGCGCATCCTCAAACTGGGGCGGGCCGAGGAAACGCCGCAGACCGTCGTGGGCGAGGCGGTTGGCGCGCCGCACTACATGTCGCCGGAACAGGCCGAAGGCCGGATTGAAGACCTCGACTACCGCTCCGACGTCTACAGTGTCGGCGCGGTGCTCTATGAACTCCTCACCGGCGAACCGCCATTCTCCGGGCGCACCGCGGAGGAGATCCTCCGGCAAGTGGTCTCGGAAGAGCCGAAGCCAATTATCGAGACCGTGCCGGACGCGCCGCCCGAGCTGGTCAGCATCTGCCGGAAGGCCATGCATAAGGACCCCGCGAAACGCTACGCGTCCATGCTGGAATTGCGCGACGAACTGGTGCGGTTCGCGACGGGCGCTTACGTGCAAGCCTACCGTTATGGCCCGGGCGAGGTGCTGCGCCGCTTCTACGGCAGACACAAAGCCGTCATCAACACGGCGCTGGCCGGCGTGTTCGCGCTGCTCTGTCTCGGCGTGTATTCGTATGTGAGCATATGGCAGGCGCGCAACCGGGAACACGAACAGCGCGTGACGGCGGAACTTGCGCAGGAACGGGAAGCGAAGGCTCGCTACGACGCGGAACAAGAAACGTACCTGTCCAAACTCCGGCTTGCCGAATTGCAGCTCGCTTCGAATGACATCCGCCTCGCCAACGATACCCTGTGGAGCACGCAAGAATCCTTGCGCGGCTGGGAATGGGCCTTCCTGCTCAACAAGGCCAACCGGGACATGTTCACCGTCGAAACGCCCGAGGCAGTGGCGTATGCGGCCGTATTCAGTCCGGATGGGTCCAAGCTGGGCACGAGCAGTTACCCGCGACCGCCCGCGATATGGGATGCGCACACGGGCAGCTTGATCCAGGCGCTGGAAAACAGCCCGTGCAAACAAAACAGCATTGCGTTTACGGCGGATGGCGCGCGGTTTGTTGCCGCCGGCGAAAATGGCAGCGCCTTCGTCTGGGATGTGAGCACGGGCAGGTTGCTGCACACCTTCACCGCGGATGCGGTGGCTTACGATGCCGTGCCGGCGGGGCATTCGTCCCGGCTCTATGTGGGCTATGATGACCAGACCGTACGCGTATGGGACATGGAATCCGGCCAACCGGCGGCGACATGGCAAGTGGGTGCGGGACCGGTCTGGAACATAGAGCTGAACGCGGATGAAACCCGCCTGCTGACCGAGTCCGGGCAGGGAGTCATTCAGATATGGGACACCTCCACCGGCGCGAGCGTGTGCACGGTGGGCGGGTATCTTGCCCGCTTCAGCCCGTCGGGCGCGGTCATCGCCGCCGCCGACCCGGAACAGAACATGGCGGTGCTGCTCTGGGACGCGGCGGCCGGCGCGCTGGTCCACCGCCTCGAAGGCCACGAGCGGCCTGTGTACTCGCTCCGTTTCGAGCCCTCGGGCGCGCGGCTGCTGTCCGCTTCGTTTGACGGCACGGTGCGCCTGTGGGACGTGGCCGCGGGCGCCGCGCTCCGGTCCTTTGAGACCGGCAGCGCCGCCGTGCAGGCTTTCGAGGTGGACGCGGGCAAGTACGTTCTTGCGTGTTCAGGCGACAACATGTTTTCGCTCTGGGACGCGGCCACGGGCCGCCGCATCTATGCGATTCGGGGCCGCGGTGCGGCGTTGCGTTTCGCCGATCAGTCACCGGACGGGCTGCGGCTTGCTACGGCCTCCGCCGAACCATTCTTCCAGGTGTGGCACATCCTGGAACCCAGCGGGCTGCGCACGCTGGATTATGAGGCGAGCCCGCCCTCCGAGCGGTCTTCGGAAGCCTTGGGCGTGGTCTTGAGCGCCGACGGGCGGCGCGCGGCCGCATGGTGGAACGACTTCAAGGCAACGGTGTACGACTGCGCGCACCTTTCTGCGATAGCGCATTTCCAGTCCCCGTTCCCGCACTATCCGCAAGCGGTAGCGTTGAGCGGAGACGGCGCCCGCGCCGTCATGGTGCTCGACGATTTCACGCCGACGGTATGGGATACCGCCAAACCAGGGTTCGCCGCCGCTTACAACGGCCACGCCAAGTGGGTCAAGGCGGCCGCAATTACGCCGGACGGCGCCAAGGCGGCTTCGGGTTCGTGGGACGGCTCCGTCCACGTATGGGACGCGGCCACGGGCGCCGGTCTTGCCGTGCTCGAAGGGCATGCCGCGCCGGTGACCGCCGTGCAGTTCCGCCCCGATGGCCAGGCGCTGCTCACGGCCTCAATGGACGGGACGGCCGTGGTGTGGTCCGTCAGCAACGGTGAAAAGTTGTGGACGCAGGGAGAACCGCGGGCGCCCGT
The nucleotide sequence above comes from Candidatus Hydrogenedentota bacterium. Encoded proteins:
- a CDS encoding protein kinase; this translates as MQDRDRNLLFAVLAVQLKGVSPQRVLEAAGAWMVDPSRPLSARLQESGILRAEDVALLDHLVDEAVRTCRGDAAEALNSIHGADVLRASLQGGAAPATGPKDRTRPMNGTARFELEGDVLSAVEEIPGRYSQISEQGRGGMGRVLLVHDECLGRDIALKELLLPHDTDYTGPPPSPMRETTAMLARFLREARVTGQLEHPAIIPVYELGRRRNGTLYYTMKLVRGRTLSDAIRDAGTLEARLRLLQHLMGLCQALAYAHSRSVVHRDIKPANMMIGEFGETVLLDWGLAKIVGQADVHAEELKESLRILKLGRAEETPQTVVGEAVGAPHYMSPEQAEGRIEDLDYRSDVYSVGAVLYELLTGEPPFSGRTAEEILRQVVSEEPKPIIETVPDAPPELVSICRKAMHKDPAKRYASMLELRDELVRFATGAYVQAYRYGPGEVLRRFYGRHKAVINTALAGVFALLCLGVYSYVSIWQARNREHEQRVTAELAQEREAKARYDAEQETYLSKLRLAELQLASNDIRLANDTLWSTQESLRGWEWAFLLNKANRDMFTVETPEAVAYAAVFSPDGSKLGTSSYPRPPAIWDAHTGSLIQALENSPCKQNSIAFTADGARFVAAGENGSAFVWDVSTGRLLHTFTADAVAYDAVPAGHSSRLYVGYDDQTVRVWDMESGQPAATWQVGAGPVWNIELNADETRLLTESGQGVIQIWDTSTGASVCTVGGYLARFSPSGAVIAAADPEQNMAVLLWDAAAGALVHRLEGHERPVYSLRFEPSGARLLSASFDGTVRLWDVAAGAALRSFETGSAAVQAFEVDAGKYVLACSGDNMFSLWDAATGRRIYAIRGRGAALRFADQSPDGLRLATASAEPFFQVWHILEPSGLRTLDYEASPPSERSSEALGVVLSADGRRAAAWWNDFKATVYDCAHLSAIAHFQSPFPHYPQAVALSGDGARAVMVLDDFTPTVWDTAKPGFAAAYNGHAKWVKAAAITPDGAKAASGSWDGSVHVWDAATGAGLAVLEGHAAPVTAVQFRPDGQALLTASMDGTAVVWSVSNGEKLWTQGEPRAPVTGAAFNESGRRVITACADGNVYVWDPVTGTRLESLVAERQGAARGVFDLRVNIGPDDKLIITRSRTDATRVWHGQSHALLLSLDVSDALLPLPDRQSALLAGADGVLRVVQTAPWRTEQREHCAGATWQEQYADYRMRQGQETHRPVHWRASGTVFLAADGETLAEGLQTLSDAAAGGGAPFAGGLVRIPQPVFGPTLADIGLEPDDAVSRVDSAPLKDGPDAAAQLAALAGRLRAGEGAARLTVVRDGAARDLHYVAGPKAREETQTTIRRADAQTLVGECARFLVRSRDHPEWTRLYGPVRVLLDAEVNDGLLNAAGLSPYDVVIGMNAERFSDAGRVQESFRALAEGLAGGGVAEFSLTVRRGAFRELELQYTVQ
- a CDS encoding sigma 54-interacting transcriptional regulator; the encoded protein is MKRDTYHLIVRSGPQKGNSWTIAQERLVIGRDTDCDVIIADALVSRHHCEVWQTDNDVFVRDLGSRNCTLVNGRPIDSTQLNVGDEICVGNLSFILSRRLLEPQSGVSAAPTGQTQRLMESRTIYPTEATPHPLDQGLPRNISDLAHLFQVSRQFSTVESVAELLRLFEMGIRERFAPNAVWVALCSDDQLEFVERPDDQKRRAIQGVETRMRRCLADRRGSIVSRRPGAGAAPESVSGMVAPIYIGQHTIGAIEIASSPGMPDYEESDLEYLLALCHAVAPFFGSIERRRHLEQQLEQMRSEHQKTLRMVGSSEALQQLFYLIGLVAKTGQTVLILGETGTGKELVANLIHEMSDRADAPFVAVNCAAIPSELFESELFGHERGAFTGAIERKIGLFEQSRGGTILLDEIGDLSLNHQARILRVIETGQFRRVGAAEETRVDLRVLAATNRDLNTAVASGAFRSDLHYRLRVLEVRVPPLREHAEDIPELAEYFLEGARRETKRPVRGFAPKALDYLKRHDWPGNVRELKHVIDAAVVLTQGECVEAKTVKYLIGRSLPDDAPLSLAEMECRHIQNVLSYCNGNVPEAARILGIGRSTLYEKLNLQKRDY
- a CDS encoding sodium/solute symporter (Members of the Solute:Sodium Symporter (SSS), TC 2.A.21 as described in tcdb.org, catalyze solute:Na+ symport. Known solutes for members of the family include sugars, amino acids, nucleosides, inositols, vitamins, urea or anions, depending on the system.), whose product is MRAIDIVVLVAYFGAMSFMGVYFTRKSGTTEGYFVGNRSYPGWLIGISLFGATISSITFVAYPADAFRTSYLRLLLCFMLPVGVLIASRFFVPFFRRGKITSAFQYLEARYGPKTRVYAASVFIVAQCLRISMIQFLVAMLLHEMTGMSVMACILVGGAITAFYTVRGGIEAVIWTDFVQSIILTGGGLLILGVILYRLPGGLGQVLSMGAADHKFMFGDLDPAENVLRPAPLGFSLSEKTVVMMLLVGLFQWLAEYSSNQEVVQKYCAARTAQDARRAMWICCLFCVPTWAYFMFLGTCLYVFYKVFPDAQAQAMLSGVIKAEGILPHFVATELPAGLSGIVAAAVLAAAMSSMSSAMNSISAVSITDIYRRHIAPDRDDRHYVRAAKAVTLASALIMIGGAAALARSGSRTLQDMSTEFAAILGGGLLGLYMLGFFTTRGDGRAVGAGIALAVAFSALISFAGLGWLPERVTRFLDAHFETYYTGVVGNVLMFLTGYAIAALLPRSRATRERDLTNLTVYTQSSAPLD